One stretch of Halobacillus litoralis DNA includes these proteins:
- the fliW gene encoding flagellar assembly protein FliW — MRIETKYFGAIEIEKEDCIEFPAGLPGFESYHSFVLLPVDELGTYFALQSVEEAGLSLIVTNPYHFYKDYEFDIDEEKLEIKHPEDVAVYNVVTLRDPFYSSTLNLQAPIVMNTDVGTAMQLILNQTEYKTKHPLIPSGKGDSHARP; from the coding sequence ATGAGGATCGAAACGAAGTACTTTGGTGCGATTGAGATTGAGAAGGAGGATTGTATTGAATTCCCTGCTGGACTACCAGGGTTTGAAAGCTATCATTCTTTTGTTCTTTTACCTGTGGATGAGTTAGGTACATATTTTGCGTTACAGTCTGTGGAAGAAGCAGGTCTGTCGCTCATCGTCACAAACCCTTATCATTTTTATAAAGACTATGAGTTTGACATCGATGAAGAAAAGTTGGAAATTAAACATCCAGAAGATGTCGCGGTCTATAATGTGGTGACATTGCGAGACCCATTTTATTCGTCTACGTTGAATTTGCAGGCTCCCATAGTTATGAACACGGATGTAGGGACTGCGATGCAGTTGATTTTAAATCAAACAGAATACAAAACGAAGCATCCATTGATTCCTTCCGGGAAAGGTGATTCTCATGCTCGTCCTTAA
- the flgK gene encoding flagellar hook-associated protein FlgK, with translation MGSTFHGLEVAKRGLFTQQSALYTTGHNIANANTEGYTRQRVNFEQTGPYPPASRNRPEIPGQVGSGVEAGSIERVRVGFMDQQYRGESSKSGYYDTRSNALGRLESVMNEPSEDGLARTMDRFWQSLQDLSVNPEDSGARSVVRQRGQAVAETFNYLSNTIQSMQKDVKTQVGVTEKEINSLANQINNINQQIAEVEPHGMVPNDLYDERDRLVDQLSQHVNIEVKYEDTPSSADPLAMGKASISIVGNNGQPLDPPATLVDGAANEVNTLKVNYDEGEVHASSIQVGDSASYAIEDFSSKGKLKGLLDSGGYMQGDEKKGSYSQILSDLDRMATGFAREFNNVHTQGESLNSIKNGDEVPNFFNIDMEAEGVIEGVAGTIGLTDEIKADGDNIAAAVSDKAGDGENASNLADVQSESNAVFGEETSMDSFYESMIGSMAVETQEAERMSRNAGTLKSSVDEQRQSVSSVSLDEEMSNMIKFQHAYNAAARNITVVDEMLERVIDQMGRVGR, from the coding sequence ATGGGATCAACGTTTCACGGATTGGAAGTAGCGAAGCGCGGGCTTTTCACTCAACAATCCGCTTTATATACGACAGGACATAACATTGCCAATGCGAATACAGAAGGATACACAAGGCAGCGTGTCAATTTTGAACAGACGGGACCCTATCCGCCGGCTTCACGAAACCGGCCAGAAATACCAGGACAGGTCGGGAGCGGTGTGGAAGCGGGTTCGATTGAACGGGTAAGAGTCGGGTTCATGGATCAGCAGTATCGTGGCGAAAGCAGTAAATCCGGCTACTATGACACTCGCTCTAATGCTTTAGGAAGGTTAGAGAGTGTCATGAATGAACCTTCTGAAGATGGTCTTGCGCGAACGATGGATCGTTTTTGGCAATCTTTACAAGACTTGTCTGTTAATCCGGAAGACTCTGGTGCGCGCTCTGTCGTACGTCAACGTGGGCAAGCTGTAGCAGAAACATTCAACTACCTATCAAACACAATTCAATCGATGCAGAAAGACGTCAAAACACAGGTTGGTGTCACAGAAAAAGAGATCAATTCATTGGCGAACCAAATCAATAACATTAATCAGCAAATCGCTGAAGTGGAACCACACGGCATGGTTCCGAACGATTTGTATGATGAACGTGATCGATTGGTCGATCAATTATCACAGCATGTGAATATTGAAGTGAAATACGAAGATACACCATCCTCCGCTGATCCACTGGCAATGGGTAAGGCGAGCATTTCGATTGTAGGTAACAATGGGCAGCCACTGGATCCACCGGCCACGCTTGTGGATGGAGCAGCGAATGAAGTGAACACCCTAAAAGTCAATTATGACGAGGGAGAAGTTCACGCAAGCAGTATCCAAGTCGGTGACAGTGCTTCCTATGCGATAGAAGACTTTTCTTCCAAAGGTAAATTGAAGGGTTTGCTTGATTCCGGGGGATATATGCAAGGTGATGAGAAAAAAGGAAGCTATTCACAAATACTCTCGGATCTGGATAGGATGGCGACAGGATTTGCCCGTGAGTTCAACAATGTCCATACACAAGGGGAATCTTTAAATAGTATCAAAAACGGGGATGAGGTTCCTAACTTTTTCAATATTGATATGGAAGCAGAAGGAGTCATCGAAGGTGTAGCAGGCACCATTGGTTTGACTGATGAAATTAAAGCAGATGGGGACAATATTGCCGCAGCTGTATCAGATAAAGCCGGAGACGGAGAAAATGCTTCGAATTTAGCGGATGTCCAAAGTGAATCGAATGCAGTTTTTGGTGAAGAAACTTCTATGGACAGTTTTTATGAATCGATGATTGGTTCGATGGCTGTAGAGACACAGGAAGCTGAAAGGATGTCACGAAATGCAGGAACACTCAAAAGCTCTGTAGATGAGCAAAGGCAATCCGTCAGTTCTGTGTCATTGGATGAAGAAATGTCGAACATGATTAAATTCCAGCATGCTTATAATGCCGCAGCTAGGAATATTACCGTCGTCGATGAAATGCTTGAACGGGTCATTGATCAAATGGGGCGAGTGGGAAGGTAG
- the csrA gene encoding carbon storage regulator CsrA, which translates to MLVLNRKEGETVRVGDDITITVVGVEGGQVKLGIEAPKSVGIHRQEVYMAIEKENAEAANVSGDLLNLLKNAKKD; encoded by the coding sequence ATGCTCGTCCTTAATCGCAAAGAAGGAGAAACTGTTAGAGTAGGAGATGATATCACCATTACAGTGGTCGGTGTAGAAGGTGGACAGGTGAAATTGGGTATAGAAGCCCCTAAAAGTGTGGGAATTCATCGTCAGGAAGTGTATATGGCGATTGAGAAAGAGAATGCAGAAGCGGCGAATGTATCTGGAGATTTGCTGAATCTATTAAAAAATGCAAAAAAAGATTAA
- a CDS encoding flagellin N-terminal helical domain-containing protein codes for MRINHNIAALNTHRQLSSANNANQNSMEKLSSGLRINNASDDAAGLAISEKMRGQIRGLEQAQTNAQDGISMIQTAEGALNETHDILQRMRELAVQSANDTNTDTDRGELQKEVDQLSKELTRIGDNTEFNTQNLLDGSLKSTFQIGANEGQNLSLDVSDMRALSLGVVSDISTTIDSSIAAAPGTTSDVQDGTYTVAKDGDTYQLKDTDGNVVATGTDGKTFTGTGADNDGSTFGDDAITLTDTAKIGGKVEIASATVESFDAELSNTTLEAGDYTASTTELTDSSGNVIATSTDATSFTNSSGDTVLSFGTAITADTSLSVGGIDISSQSAADSSITKINEAIETVSAERSKLGAVQNRLDHTINNLGTSSENLTAAESRIRDVDYALAA; via the coding sequence ATGAGAATTAATCACAACATCGCGGCGCTTAATACGCACCGTCAACTATCAAGTGCTAATAATGCCAATCAAAATTCAATGGAAAAGCTTTCTTCAGGTCTTCGTATTAACAATGCATCTGATGATGCAGCAGGTCTAGCAATTTCAGAGAAAATGCGTGGACAAATTCGTGGACTTGAGCAAGCACAAACCAATGCTCAAGATGGTATTTCTATGATTCAAACAGCTGAAGGTGCATTGAATGAAACGCACGATATTCTTCAACGTATGCGTGAACTAGCAGTACAATCTGCCAACGATACGAACACTGATACAGACCGTGGTGAACTTCAAAAAGAGGTAGATCAATTATCTAAAGAACTTACACGTATTGGTGACAATACGGAGTTCAATACTCAGAACCTTCTGGATGGATCTTTAAAGAGTACATTCCAGATTGGTGCTAATGAAGGTCAAAATCTATCATTAGATGTTAGTGATATGAGAGCATTAAGTTTAGGAGTAGTTAGTGATATCTCAACAACGATTGATTCAAGTATTGCTGCTGCTCCTGGAACTACTTCAGATGTGCAAGATGGAACTTATACAGTAGCTAAAGATGGTGATACTTATCAACTTAAAGATACTGATGGTAACGTGGTTGCTACAGGAACTGATGGAAAAACATTCACGGGTACTGGAGCAGATAACGATGGTTCTACTTTTGGAGATGATGCAATTACCTTAACGGATACAGCTAAAATTGGAGGTAAGGTCGAGATTGCCTCTGCAACAGTTGAGTCATTTGATGCAGAGCTTTCCAATACTACGCTTGAAGCGGGAGACTATACGGCTTCTACTACTGAATTAACTGATTCTAGTGGGAATGTTATTGCAACTTCAACAGATGCAACAAGTTTTACCAATTCATCAGGAGATACAGTGTTATCATTTGGAACTGCTATTACAGCAGATACTTCACTGTCAGTTGGTGGTATAGATATTTCTAGTCAATCTGCAGCAGATTCTTCCATAACTAAAATCAACGAAGCTATTGAAACGGTATCTGCTGAACGTTCTAAGCTAGGTGCAGTACAAAACCGTTTAGATCACACAATCAATAACTTAGGTACATCTTCTGAAAACCTAACTGCTGCGGAATCTCGTATCCGTGACGTAGATTATGCTTTAGCTGCATAA
- a CDS encoding DUF6470 family protein: protein MNFPKLQMQSTPGRIGLRINKPEQTIKQHQVEQSIQQPKADMKIEQKPRKLTIDQTNAWHNLDLKNVLVRTEELVGIARNLWMEGLARVSREGDELMRIENGGNPIAAQAKRNAGFDFTFSPGGRPTYDLIQMNYQSGEAKIDIQRREPMIENKIHAPEHHYRPGKVDVRVEQMPDMKIDWKV from the coding sequence ATGAATTTCCCTAAGCTTCAGATGCAGTCCACTCCAGGACGGATTGGGCTGAGGATTAATAAGCCGGAGCAAACGATCAAGCAGCATCAAGTAGAGCAGTCGATTCAACAACCAAAAGCGGATATGAAAATTGAACAAAAGCCTAGGAAGCTAACGATTGATCAGACAAATGCCTGGCATAACCTTGATTTAAAAAATGTATTGGTACGTACAGAAGAACTTGTTGGGATTGCGAGGAATCTATGGATGGAAGGTCTTGCTCGTGTCTCTCGCGAAGGTGACGAGCTCATGCGCATCGAAAATGGCGGAAATCCCATTGCTGCCCAGGCGAAACGGAATGCAGGGTTTGATTTTACTTTTTCACCTGGGGGCCGTCCTACATATGACCTCATTCAGATGAACTATCAGTCAGGAGAAGCAAAAATTGATATTCAACGGCGTGAACCGATGATTGAAAATAAGATACACGCCCCTGAACATCACTACCGTCCCGGTAAAGTTGATGTGAGGGTGGAACAGATGCCAGATATGAAGATAGATTGGAAGGTGTAA
- the flaG gene encoding flagellar protein FlaG: protein MDVRDLITQSQLLQRNNLQLGVRSTVQKNESVKTERMNEDFKEYTTDNQKENLKQAAEDMNVFFKAVNTSLRFQFHDKLEEYYVTIVDSDTEEIVKEIPPKKLLDMYASIAERLGFIVDEKI, encoded by the coding sequence GTGGATGTAAGAGATCTTATTACCCAATCACAACTTCTGCAGAGAAATAATTTACAACTTGGTGTCCGTTCAACTGTTCAGAAGAATGAGTCAGTAAAGACTGAGAGAATGAATGAAGACTTTAAAGAATACACGACCGATAATCAAAAAGAAAATCTGAAACAGGCAGCAGAAGATATGAATGTGTTTTTCAAAGCTGTAAATACCTCCTTACGATTTCAGTTTCATGATAAATTAGAAGAATACTATGTAACCATCGTAGATAGTGATACAGAGGAAATAGTGAAGGAGATCCCTCCGAAAAAGCTGTTGGATATGTATGCTTCGATTGCCGAGCGACTTGGATTTATTGTTGATGAAAAAATATAA
- a CDS encoding flagellin produces MMNQTKQSILSQASQAMLAKANQQPQGVLQLLR; encoded by the coding sequence ATGATGAACCAAACGAAACAAAGTATTCTTTCACAAGCTTCTCAAGCTATGCTTGCAAAAGCAAATCAACAACCACAAGGAGTTCTTCAACTTCTACGTTAA